In a genomic window of Rhizobium sp. CIAT894:
- a CDS encoding acyltransferase, translated as MSRPDYIPSLDGLRGIAALLVVQAHIGLVFPGTAQHFMTMGSEAVGLFFALSGFLMAHLYGSRPVTKETVLDFLVSRFARIYPVYLAAVVLVAILSGMQNLDFVQPIVGTTDFLRHVFLLGSSGVFWSIPPEIQFYLLFPILWLCLARPHRHSGLIVGFAMVVVIDGLLELPGPGIVLVSKLPYFLFGALAGALHSYWDRWAPSALTGIFTLFLLAALFTYRHVVPSFSPEFWGLQSAVAAAVIVALVARQPPIAAYVLAAAPMRFLGTISFSLYLFHVPIMFLARRTFEGLMPEPVLIGAALAVAAGGAWFIHETIEVPSRRLLVGMWQQHRWRIAARATPAEGIERAILDLKETEKRLLSGTASAAADELREEASRTGTQDNGDEKIRA; from the coding sequence ATGAGCCGGCCGGATTACATCCCCAGTCTCGATGGCCTGCGCGGCATTGCCGCGCTTCTGGTCGTTCAAGCCCATATCGGACTTGTCTTTCCCGGCACAGCCCAGCATTTCATGACGATGGGCAGCGAAGCCGTCGGCCTGTTCTTTGCGCTCAGCGGCTTTCTGATGGCCCATCTCTATGGCTCGCGGCCGGTGACCAAAGAAACCGTGCTGGATTTTCTGGTGAGCCGCTTTGCCCGCATCTATCCCGTCTATCTGGCTGCCGTCGTGCTCGTGGCGATCCTGTCCGGCATGCAGAATCTAGACTTCGTTCAGCCGATCGTCGGCACCACGGACTTTCTGCGCCATGTCTTTCTTCTGGGCTCGAGCGGCGTTTTCTGGTCAATTCCACCGGAAATCCAATTCTATCTGCTCTTCCCGATCCTGTGGCTTTGCCTGGCCCGCCCGCACCGCCATAGCGGCCTGATCGTCGGCTTTGCAATGGTCGTCGTCATCGACGGCCTGCTGGAATTGCCGGGGCCTGGAATAGTGCTGGTTTCCAAGCTCCCATACTTTCTTTTCGGCGCCCTTGCCGGGGCGCTGCATTCCTACTGGGATCGATGGGCGCCCTCGGCCCTCACCGGAATTTTCACGCTGTTCCTGCTGGCGGCGCTCTTCACCTACCGGCATGTCGTGCCGAGTTTTTCCCCTGAATTCTGGGGCCTGCAAAGCGCGGTCGCGGCAGCCGTCATTGTCGCGCTCGTCGCTCGGCAGCCGCCCATCGCAGCCTATGTACTGGCAGCCGCACCCATGAGGTTCCTGGGCACGATCAGCTTCTCGCTCTATCTTTTCCATGTCCCCATCATGTTCCTCGCACGCCGGACTTTTGAGGGCCTGATGCCCGAACCGGTGCTGATCGGGGCGGCGCTTGCCGTTGCGGCAGGCGGAGCATGGTTCATTCACGAGACGATCGAAGTCCCGAGCCGCCGGCTGCTCGTCGGCATGTGGCAGCAGCATCGCTGGCGCATAGCCGCACGCGCAACGCCGGCTGAAGGCATTGAACGCGCGATCCTCGACCTCAAGGAGACCGAAAAACGCCTCCTGAGCGGCACAGCGTCAGCCGCAGCGGACGAACTGCGGGAGGAAGCCTCCCGCACGGGCACCCAGGACAATGGCGACGAGAAGATTCGCGCCTAA
- a CDS encoding SURF1 family protein: MSEASSEQSETRHSRAKRAVFAVCLALLAAALAALGTWQVERLAWKRDLIARVDQRVHAPPAPAPATPADWSRVNTTDDEYRRVTAVGMLANDKETLVYASTILGPGYWVMTPLMLADGTSILVNRGFVPTDRRDPASRREGQPSEPVEITGLIRMTEPKGSLLKSNDVAADRWYSRDVAAIAQKRGLSAVAPYFIDADATPNPGGLPVGGLTIIRFPNNHLVYAITWYGLSAMALALLVFILRAEIGRGRRE, encoded by the coding sequence ATGAGCGAGGCTTCCTCGGAACAATCGGAAACACGGCATTCCCGGGCGAAACGCGCGGTCTTCGCCGTCTGCCTGGCATTGCTCGCCGCGGCGCTGGCCGCCCTCGGCACCTGGCAGGTCGAGCGCCTGGCCTGGAAACGCGACCTCATCGCCCGCGTCGATCAGCGCGTGCATGCGCCACCCGCGCCGGCGCCGGCCACGCCCGCCGACTGGAGCAGGGTCAATACCACAGACGACGAATATCGGCGCGTGACCGCAGTGGGGATGCTGGCAAACGACAAGGAAACGCTGGTCTATGCGTCCACGATACTTGGCCCGGGTTACTGGGTGATGACGCCGCTGATGCTTGCCGACGGCACATCGATCCTCGTCAATCGCGGCTTCGTTCCCACCGACAGGCGCGACCCGGCCTCGCGCCGCGAGGGCCAACCATCAGAGCCAGTGGAAATCACCGGGCTGATACGGATGACCGAGCCGAAGGGATCGCTGCTCAAATCCAACGATGTCGCCGCCGACCGCTGGTATTCGCGCGACGTCGCGGCAATCGCGCAAAAACGTGGGCTCAGTGCCGTCGCCCCCTATTTCATCGACGCCGATGCCACGCCCAATCCGGGTGGCCTGCCGGTCGGCGGCCTCACAATCATCCGATTCCCCAACAACCATCTCGTCTATGCCATCACCTGGTACGGGCTCTCGGCAATGGCGCTGGCATTGCTGGTTTTCATCCTGCGCGCCGAGATCGGCAGAGGCCGCCGGGAATAG
- the cyoC gene encoding cytochrome o ubiquinol oxidase subunit III has protein sequence MSDQTIDTAEKPEFYLTEDHHPEGSTNLGFWLYLMSDCLIFAVLFATHGVLGRNYAAGPSPADLFDLPIVALNTSMLLFSSITYGFAMLQMERNAKAETLFWLGVTGLFGAAFIGLELYEFIHLIHEGAGPTRSAFLSSFFTLVGTHGLHVTFGIIWLITLMVQVSMHGLIEANRRRLMCLSMFWHFLDVVWIGVFSFVYLLGVLG, from the coding sequence ATGAGCGATCAGACTATCGACACGGCCGAAAAGCCTGAATTCTACCTGACGGAAGACCATCATCCGGAGGGCAGCACCAATCTCGGCTTCTGGCTCTACCTGATGAGCGACTGCCTGATTTTCGCAGTGCTGTTTGCCACGCACGGCGTGCTCGGCCGCAATTATGCCGCCGGCCCGTCGCCGGCCGATCTCTTCGATCTGCCGATCGTCGCCCTCAACACCTCGATGCTGCTGTTCTCTTCGATCACCTACGGCTTCGCCATGCTGCAGATGGAGCGCAACGCCAAGGCGGAAACGCTGTTCTGGCTCGGCGTGACCGGCCTGTTCGGCGCAGCCTTCATCGGGCTCGAACTCTACGAGTTCATCCACCTGATCCATGAAGGCGCCGGGCCGACGCGCAGCGCCTTCCTCTCCTCCTTCTTCACCCTGGTCGGCACGCACGGCCTGCACGTCACCTTCGGCATCATCTGGCTGATCACGCTGATGGTGCAGGTGTCGATGCACGGGCTGATCGAGGCCAACCGCCGCCGCCTGATGTGCCTGTCGATGTTCTGGCACTTCCTCGACGTCGTCTGGATCGGCGTCTTTTCCTTCGTCTATCTGCTCGGAGTTCTCGGATGA
- the cyoD gene encoding cytochrome o ubiquinol oxidase subunit IV, with the protein MSSQAPAHEDAHEAHHGHSHGHQAGHGTFKSYMAGFVLSVILTAIPFWLVMSGVIASPALTAVLVMGLGAVQIVVHMIFFLHMNTRSEGGWTIMALIFTLIIVAIALSGSLWVMHHLNTNMMPMNPEMMKNMP; encoded by the coding sequence ATGAGTTCGCAAGCACCCGCCCATGAGGATGCCCACGAGGCGCATCACGGCCACAGCCACGGTCACCAGGCCGGCCACGGCACGTTCAAGAGCTATATGGCGGGCTTCGTGCTCTCCGTCATTCTCACCGCCATTCCCTTCTGGCTTGTGATGTCGGGCGTGATCGCCAGCCCGGCGCTGACGGCGGTGCTGGTGATGGGCCTCGGCGCCGTCCAGATCGTCGTCCATATGATCTTCTTCCTTCATATGAACACCAGGAGCGAGGGCGGCTGGACGATCATGGCGCTGATCTTCACCCTCATCATCGTCGCCATCGCCCTCTCCGGCTCGCTCTGGGTCATGCATCATCTCAACACGAATATGATGCCGATGAACCCCGAGATGATGAAGAACATGCCGTGA